The Anopheles coluzzii chromosome 2, AcolN3, whole genome shotgun sequence genome window below encodes:
- the LOC120949749 gene encoding uncharacterized protein LOC120949749 isoform X1, protein MCDILAAISYSYGYHERPRKRVKINMTIPSRPAPPPPQRNTSAALRYTPTTDWDFCAFGTTTNAGASGTAPSGQTSDGSGDYFQPQHQQNVKAKKPPPPRPPPPKLPTAVPTAPLKKPGQPQSINILSSLFGHKRPSNGAAAPNKPTGSAVPHQKHGFSSGSVKLLPPPPSANMAKHGGKGSNYAGGNENVQHIGTNYGSLLPPPNVGSGSGASAEMQLISFDSPPSSPTFTQKSCSDCISVDSFSSDSNYSSPNNGSMSQAESGFEDDFVACGNSNRPRASSSVPWGDLDPFEGGSTAGTSSGRAKTAPPPVIYGTIPLASSSSTAQIRTPLINSKLQKSDFVDPLCNGQSVLPRHPTMSMPTIIKPPTSSNTSDSQKSTPSHSVMPRHAAASGSSKQMAPIPPTAGQDPYAGMEADSSSDVLGAFDSLPSQPMPSIPPPPPPPATEAYAEDPYGIALYDFQGEADEDLSFKANEKIYLLKRLTEEWYMGRDKRGLEGMFPVNYVEVKVPLVDEQSNESVTRLIPASSDNGGGVKVRALYNFKAEAPEDLTIMENDVVAVLYQITPEWLYGEINGRRGQFPANYIEFVPPNLPQMQAVPGSSSSS, encoded by the exons atgtGTGATATTCTTGCGGCCATATCTTACAGCTACGGGTATCACGAACGGCCCAGAAAACGGGTAAAAAT AAATATGACTATTCCATCGCGACCTGCACCGCCTCCTCCGCAGCGCAATACGTCTGCAGCATTGCGATACACACCTACGACCGATTGGGATTTTTGTGCTTTtggaaccaccaccaacgctgGAGCAAGCGGCACAGCACCATCAGGGCAAACAAGTGATGGAAGCGGAGATTATTTTCAGCCACAACATCAGCAGAATGTCAAAGCTAAAAAGCCACCGCCACCgaggccaccaccaccgaaacTTCCGACCGCAGTCCCAACTGCGCCGCTGAAGAAACCGGGTCAACCACAATCGATAAATATCCTGTCTAGTTTGTTCGGACATAAGCGACCATCGAACGGCGCTGCTGCTCCAAACAAACCGACCGGCAGTGCTGTACCGCATCAAAAACACGGTTTTAGTTCCGGGTCTGTAAAGTTGCTCCCGCCGCCACCATCGGCAAACATGGCGAAACATGGAGGAAAAGGGTCCAATTATGCCGGCGGTAATGAAAATGTGCAACACATTGGCACCAACTATGGATCACTTTTGCCACCGCCGAACGTCGGTAGCGGGAGCGGAGCAAGTGCAGAAATGCAACTGATTAGCTTTGATTCTCCACCCAGTTCGCCGacattcacacaaaaatcCTGCAGCGATTGCATTAGCGTGGATAGTTTCAGTTCGGATTCAAACTATTCCTCGCCCAATAATGGCAGCATGTCGCAGGCTGAGAGCGGGTTCGAGGATGATTTCGTCGCGTGCGGCAACAGTAATCGGCCACGAGCGAGCTCCAGTGTTCCGTGGGGTGATCTGGATCCGTTTGAGGGAGGCAGTACCGCAGGAACAAGTTCGGGGCGTGCCAAAACTGCACCTCCGCCCGTTATTTACGGCACGATTCCACTAGCATCGTCGTCATCAACGGCCCAGATTCGTACACCACTGATCAACAGCAAGCTGCAGAAGTCCGATTTCGTAGATCCGTTGTGCAACGGCCAGAGCGTCTTACCGCGACACCCAACCATGTCGATGCCGACCATAATTAAACCTCCAACTAGCAGCAATACCTCGGACAGCCAGAAATCCACTCCGTCGCATTCGGTTATGCCACGCCATGCCGCCGCCTCGGGTTCGTCGAAACAAATGGCACCGATACCTCCAACAGCCGGTCAGGACCCTTATGCCGGAATGGAGGCCGATAGCTCTTCCGATGTCCTGGGTGCTTTCGATTCCCTTCCATCTCAACCAATGCCTAGTATACCgcctccaccgccgccgcctgcGACCGAGGCATACGCCGAAGATCCGTACGGAATCGCGCTGTACGACTTCCAGGGCGAAGCGGATGAAGATTTAAGTTTTAAG GCAAACGAGAAGATTTATCTACTGAAGCGTCTGACCGAGGAATGGTATATGGGTCGCGATAAACGTGGCCTTGAGGGAATGTTTCCCGTAAACTACGTCGAGGTGAAGGTTCCGCTTGTAGACGAACAGAGCAATGAATCGGTTACTCGGCTGATCCCTGCATCAAGCGACAATGGTGGCGGCGTGAAAGTGAGGGCACTGTACAATTTCAAAGCGGAAGCACCAGAAGATCTTACTATAATG GAGAATGATGTAGTGGCGGTGCTGTATCAAATAACACCGGAATGGCTGTACGGCGAGATCAATGGACGAAGGGGCCAATTTCCGGCCAACTATATCGAGTTTGTGCCACCCAACCTACCACAGATGCAAGCTGtacccggcagcagcagcagcagctaa
- the LOC120949749 gene encoding uncharacterized protein LOC120949749 isoform X2 has protein sequence MSRNMTIPSRPAPPPPQRNTSAALRYTPTTDWDFCAFGTTTNAGASGTAPSGQTSDGSGDYFQPQHQQNVKAKKPPPPRPPPPKLPTAVPTAPLKKPGQPQSINILSSLFGHKRPSNGAAAPNKPTGSAVPHQKHGFSSGSVKLLPPPPSANMAKHGGKGSNYAGGNENVQHIGTNYGSLLPPPNVGSGSGASAEMQLISFDSPPSSPTFTQKSCSDCISVDSFSSDSNYSSPNNGSMSQAESGFEDDFVACGNSNRPRASSSVPWGDLDPFEGGSTAGTSSGRAKTAPPPVIYGTIPLASSSSTAQIRTPLINSKLQKSDFVDPLCNGQSVLPRHPTMSMPTIIKPPTSSNTSDSQKSTPSHSVMPRHAAASGSSKQMAPIPPTAGQDPYAGMEADSSSDVLGAFDSLPSQPMPSIPPPPPPPATEAYAEDPYGIALYDFQGEADEDLSFKANEKIYLLKRLTEEWYMGRDKRGLEGMFPVNYVEVKVPLVDEQSNESVTRLIPASSDNGGGVKVRALYNFKAEAPEDLTIMENDVVAVLYQITPEWLYGEINGRRGQFPANYIEFVPPNLPQMQAVPGSSSSS, from the exons ATGAGTAG AAATATGACTATTCCATCGCGACCTGCACCGCCTCCTCCGCAGCGCAATACGTCTGCAGCATTGCGATACACACCTACGACCGATTGGGATTTTTGTGCTTTtggaaccaccaccaacgctgGAGCAAGCGGCACAGCACCATCAGGGCAAACAAGTGATGGAAGCGGAGATTATTTTCAGCCACAACATCAGCAGAATGTCAAAGCTAAAAAGCCACCGCCACCgaggccaccaccaccgaaacTTCCGACCGCAGTCCCAACTGCGCCGCTGAAGAAACCGGGTCAACCACAATCGATAAATATCCTGTCTAGTTTGTTCGGACATAAGCGACCATCGAACGGCGCTGCTGCTCCAAACAAACCGACCGGCAGTGCTGTACCGCATCAAAAACACGGTTTTAGTTCCGGGTCTGTAAAGTTGCTCCCGCCGCCACCATCGGCAAACATGGCGAAACATGGAGGAAAAGGGTCCAATTATGCCGGCGGTAATGAAAATGTGCAACACATTGGCACCAACTATGGATCACTTTTGCCACCGCCGAACGTCGGTAGCGGGAGCGGAGCAAGTGCAGAAATGCAACTGATTAGCTTTGATTCTCCACCCAGTTCGCCGacattcacacaaaaatcCTGCAGCGATTGCATTAGCGTGGATAGTTTCAGTTCGGATTCAAACTATTCCTCGCCCAATAATGGCAGCATGTCGCAGGCTGAGAGCGGGTTCGAGGATGATTTCGTCGCGTGCGGCAACAGTAATCGGCCACGAGCGAGCTCCAGTGTTCCGTGGGGTGATCTGGATCCGTTTGAGGGAGGCAGTACCGCAGGAACAAGTTCGGGGCGTGCCAAAACTGCACCTCCGCCCGTTATTTACGGCACGATTCCACTAGCATCGTCGTCATCAACGGCCCAGATTCGTACACCACTGATCAACAGCAAGCTGCAGAAGTCCGATTTCGTAGATCCGTTGTGCAACGGCCAGAGCGTCTTACCGCGACACCCAACCATGTCGATGCCGACCATAATTAAACCTCCAACTAGCAGCAATACCTCGGACAGCCAGAAATCCACTCCGTCGCATTCGGTTATGCCACGCCATGCCGCCGCCTCGGGTTCGTCGAAACAAATGGCACCGATACCTCCAACAGCCGGTCAGGACCCTTATGCCGGAATGGAGGCCGATAGCTCTTCCGATGTCCTGGGTGCTTTCGATTCCCTTCCATCTCAACCAATGCCTAGTATACCgcctccaccgccgccgcctgcGACCGAGGCATACGCCGAAGATCCGTACGGAATCGCGCTGTACGACTTCCAGGGCGAAGCGGATGAAGATTTAAGTTTTAAG GCAAACGAGAAGATTTATCTACTGAAGCGTCTGACCGAGGAATGGTATATGGGTCGCGATAAACGTGGCCTTGAGGGAATGTTTCCCGTAAACTACGTCGAGGTGAAGGTTCCGCTTGTAGACGAACAGAGCAATGAATCGGTTACTCGGCTGATCCCTGCATCAAGCGACAATGGTGGCGGCGTGAAAGTGAGGGCACTGTACAATTTCAAAGCGGAAGCACCAGAAGATCTTACTATAATG GAGAATGATGTAGTGGCGGTGCTGTATCAAATAACACCGGAATGGCTGTACGGCGAGATCAATGGACGAAGGGGCCAATTTCCGGCCAACTATATCGAGTTTGTGCCACCCAACCTACCACAGATGCAAGCTGtacccggcagcagcagcagcagctaa
- the LOC120949751 gene encoding p21-activated protein kinase-interacting protein 1-like, with protein sequence MAGLEILVGTYEEFIVCYRAEPLRTDPEKLYLKESFAAHLHTSSVRSVASHGRYVATGGADDRICLLDMREGTKVTEFLHHDGTINALVFSDDGSHLFSGSNDGSMTAINMSKLAVDKTWKSAHKTAVQSISIHPHGKMALSLGSDMTLKTWDLITGRALFTTALNKNSKYGRVLADVQWSPDGEHFALLGNRVVDIISIETTRSVRLLEYDSKPSAMCWLSAEEIAVGLENGALVMANIHEEEQQEKLQIYDSRLKAISCLGNYIATASSAGDVSLWHLDGVDFIQICTQQIGCRPICLALINTGKPLRQDSVQESAESTLNTAASKNKAQMPARSIASKVVKEMAYVSVETEDPVQIASANRLKDRSLNKRKRTALKKDIKPADRRVKSSGFIEEPADDVIEPSKADNLVEAKKKKKLKT encoded by the exons ATGGCTGGTTTGGAGATTTTGGTGGGAACGTACGAAGAGTTTATCGTATGTTACCGTGCGGAACCCTTACGAACG GACCCGGAGAAGCTATATCTTAAGGAATCGTTTGCTGCTCATCTGCACACCTCGTCTGTGCGATCGGTAGCTTCCCACGGCAGATATGTAGCTACTGGCGGAGCTGATGATCGAATCTGCCTGTTGGACATGCGAGAGGGAACGAAGGTGACGGAGTTCCTGCATCACGATGGAACGATAAACGCACTTGTTTTCTCGGATGATGGGAGCCACCTTTTCTCCGGTAGCAACGACGGTAGTATGACGGCGATCAATATGTCCAAATTAGCCGTCGATAAGACGTGGAAAAGCGCCCACAAAACTGCTGTACAAAGTATCTCCATTCACCCTCATGGTAAGATGGCACTTTCATTGGGCAGCGATATGACGCTAAAAACATGGGATCTAATAACGGGTCGTGCTCTGTTCACGACTGCGTTGAACAAAAATAGCAAGTATGGACGAGTGCTTGCCGACGTACAGTGGTCTCCGGATGGAGAACATTTCGCACTCCTCGGTAACCGGGTGGTTGATATCATCAGTATCGAGACAACGCGTTCCGTTAGGTTGCTGGAGTATGATTCTAAACCTAGCGCCATGTGTTGGTTATCGGCTGAAGAAATTGCGGTTGGTTTGGAGAATGGAGCTCTAGTAATGGCCAACATCCACGAAGAGGAGCAGCAAGAAAAGCTGCAGATCTACGATTCACGATTGAAGGCAATTTCCTGTCTGGGGAATTACATTGCGACCGCTTCTAGCGCGGGCGACGTGTCGCTATGGCATCTGGATGGGGTcgatttcattcaaatttgCACTCAACAGATTGGCTGCCGTCCGATATGCTTAGCACTAATAAACACTGGTAAGCCGCTGCGCCAAGACAGCGTACAGGAGTCGGCGGAAAGCACGTTGAACACTGCAGCATCAAAGAATAAAGCACAGATGCCGGCACGCAGTATCGCATCGAAGGTTGTTAAAGAAATGGCATATGTGAGCGTAGAAACGGAAGATCCTGTTCAGATAGCTTCGGCCAACCGGTTGAAGGATCGATCGTTAAATAAGCGAAAGCGGACTGCTTTAAAGAAGGATATTAAACCAGCAGACAGGCGCGTCAAATCGAGCGGATTCATTGAGGAACCAGCGGACGATGTTATAGAGCCCAGCAAGGCCGATAATCTGGTagaagcgaagaaaaagaaaaagcttaaAACGTGA
- the LOC120949759 gene encoding uncharacterized protein LOC120949759 produces the protein MSSPKSNNSKGSIRDEDLSSESVEVLRERLNTMKRLIAERQNSTSGSSELWNPHTRASSCSGIIDGNFLSVAFGGALIVILSVSVYAFYNLYHAVLKKFPSQHTEL, from the exons ATGTCGAgcccaaaatcaaacaactcCAAAGGCAGCATACGTGATG AGGATCTCTCCTCGGAATCGGTTGAAGTGCTTCGCGAACGGCTGAACACGATGAAAAGGCTCATAGCGGAACGGCAGAACAGCACAAGTGGGTCGTCGGAGCTGTGGAATCCCCATACGCGAGCCTCCAGCTGCAGCGGCATCATCGATGGAAACTTTTTGAGTGTCGCATTCGGAGGAGCCCTGATAGTGATTCTTTCCGTGTCCGTGTATGCGTTTTATAATTTGTACCACGCGGTGCTCAAGAAGTTTCCTTCCCAACATACTGAACTGTAA